The sequence AGGGAGTTTGTGACaaaaagctaaataaatatttaatgtatcaGCACCTGTCATACAGTTTTTGTGCACCACCACTATCGATTTCCTGGAGTTCTCCTTCCCTACCCAACTTCattaaagaataaaagtaaaGTAATAAGTCATTTCACACTCTGTCTGACCATTATACAATAATAGTAAGATTTCATGCAAGGGTACAACATTATGCCCATCTGCAATCACAGTCTCTTTGCAAAAATCTCAATTCACACTTCACATGCAGCTAACCTTGTTACCATTCCCTTCCTAAACCCATCAGTCTTGCAGCTGCACGTCTTCACAGCCCAACATCTTAAAATTCATCACTTTGACACCCTTGCATCCCTACAGGTCAAACTAAAGACACCAACCAAGAATAATTAAGGGGTACCCCAGATGTTTAGTTTACTTCTAGCCAACCTTTCCCAGAACTAGATACAGTTCTCTGTTCATATACTAAAGATCCATGGAAGGTGCTTGTTTTAAGGGAACAAGACCTCCAACAAATTTCAGAGGTCTCTccccatcttttccttttttttttttttttttttttttaagggggggggggggggggggggggggggggggggggggggggggggggggggggggggggggggggggggggggggggggggggggggggggggggggggggggggggggggggggggggggggggggggggggggggggggggggggggggggggggggggggggggggggggggggggggggggggggggggggggggggggggggggggggggggggggggggggggggggggggggggctttttttttttttttttttttttacaagtatAGCTCTTTGTAGTTGGAATTTGAACAAGAAGTGTGATAATGAGTAGGTTCAGGGAAGGAAAGGTGTTATCTCATTAAGGTAATTACTAAGACATCCCCACCATTACCTCGGTTTGAAAATGTGGCAATTAAAGCGCCCTACATGGGCTCTCAGAGATGAGAGAACAAGACAGTCACGGACAACTTTGTTGTGCCCGGGTCGGAAGAGAGGAGAGCGGCGGTGCCGAGGGGCTGGGCCCGGTGGGTGCAGCGGCGGGGGAGCCCGGAGCCGGCACCTGCGGCTGCGCCCCGGCTGAGCGCGGTCCCGGCGGGCAGGGcgggcggcggggggggggggggggggggggggggggggggggggggggggggggggggggggggggggggggggggggggggggggggggggggggggggggggggggggggggggggggggggggggggggggggggggggggggggggggggggggggggggggggggggggggggggggggggggggggggggggggggggggggggggggggggggggggggggggggggggggggggggggggggggggggggggggggggggggggggggggggggggggggggggggggggcgggcggcGCCGGGGGAGCCCCGGGGGTCCCGCCGCGCCCCGCATCCATCGCTCGCAGCGCAAAGCGCCTCGCTTCGCTTCCTTTGAAATCCGCAAATTTTAAGGACCGGCGTTTGTGCGCTTCCATTAATAGAAGCGACTTGTGAAAAATAGGGCATATGAATATGGAAAGGCAGTTTTAATGCGATGGGCGCTTGGCTGGACTTGCTCTCCGGCTGGAAACACGCAGAGGCAGGCACGGGCTCCGGCTGCCCCACGGCCCTGGAACGACTGGAGCAGCCCAAGGCAGCAAAGAAGTTCGGGGCTTTTTCCCGTAACGGGGCACGGGGGAGCTGCGCCTTCGGGGGTCTCCCGCCCGCCCTCCGCCAGTCCCGGTGGGTCTCCGTCCCCACCAGCTGTGCCCCTCCGGGGATCGCGCGGGTCATTTTGGTGCTATCGCCGAAATAGAGCAGGCTGTTTCTCCCACGGGACGAGGGCACAGGGCCGCCTCAATAGGCCAGGTTCCCTGTACCCCCGTTTTCTTGCAGATGGAGCTCCCCGATAAACCGGCAGTATCACCGACGGGAAACGTGGGCTTAGCAGCAAAACAGAATGGGGGGGGAAAGTGTGCAAATTTCAACCTGTAACGGTTATTCACCGCCCTTGCTCGCCACCTCCGGCCTGGGAATATATCTTACGTTAGGAAAGCTTTTGCTCTTTCCACAGGTGAGTTCAGCCTAGCTGCACTCACTCCGTGTCCCGGGCTTCCGAGGTTTTCCAGAGGGCTGCAATAAGGACTTCGAGTGACTTATAACATCAGTAAACGTATTTGCACAGAAAAGTGGCGTGAATTTGGAAGAAGGTAAActctggaaaggcagaaaacaacaaaagtttaaaaacccACCCTCACATGAAACACTAAAACCTGCGGGAATGATAGCCAAGCCCCGGAGCGCCAATAGAGCGTTACATGCGGGCGGTGTGTTAAACGCAACCGGGGCAGCCGGCACGGCAGGGAATTGCGCTCGGTGCTGCCGACTGGTTCCCAGCGGCTGAGCCGGACTCGCTTGCCCGGCTGGGAAAGAGGATGAAGCTCCGAAGCACCCAGCTGCCACAGCGGCGCCAGGGCAGCACCCTCGGAGCGGCACAGGCAACGCTCGTTCCCGTACCCCAGCCCAGCGGAGTCGCCCTTCTCGCTTTCTGCTCTAACGATGGCCAAGCTAATCCCCCGGGAGGGTGAAGCAATTAAACatgatcctgctgctgcatcccgCAAGAGAGCCCATCAACCACGGGCAGCGGTGCAGCCTGCCCGCGGCTCTGCTGCCGGAGCTCAAGGAGTCACCGAAACCTGTCTGAGCATAGCAGAGGTTCCTCGAAGGAGCCTCCTGTGCCGTGCCCACTTGCAAAACACATAGCACGgcccagaaaaaacaaaccaacgGGGAACGGAGCACAGGGTGTCCAAAGGCTCCCCTGGGTCCCACGGCAGACGCGCCGGTGTCAATCCGGAACGACACGACATAGGAGAAGGGGAGCGGCCCTGTGCCGTTTTTAAACCCGTCTGTGGGTGCGCGAGCAAAGCTCAAACACCCGGCACAAAGCCCGCGGGACGCAGCCCGCGCTCAGGGCCGACGAGCCAGGCCCGGGCTAGGACAGGGACTGTCTCCCAGGTGCTGGGTGGCGGGGAGGCGAGCCGGGCAGCGCTGCGGCAGCACCTTCACCATCGCCCGCCGGCAAGGGCCGAGGAAGCCGGCTGCGGAGtcctggaggaggggagggaggttCCCGCGccgcccgcggggggggggggggggggggggggggggggggggggggggggggggggggggggggggggggggggggggggggggggggggggggggggggggggggggggggggggggggggggggggggggggggggggggggggggggggggggggggggggggggggggggggggggggggggggggggggggggggggggggggggggggggggggggggggggggggggggggggggggggggggggggggggggggggggggggggggggggggggggggggggggggggggggggggggggggggggggggggggggggggggggggggggggggggggggggggggggggggggggggggggggggggggggggggggggggggggaggttcCCGCGCCGCCCGCCCGCCGTCCCAGGGCCCGGCCCGCCCGGAGCTGTCCGCGGTGCTGAGGGCGGGCGGGGCCGCAGCCGCCCGACGGGCCGGAGCACCCCGCGCCTTGCGGGCCGCTGTCCGGCACGGGGAGGGCGCTGACTCCCGGCCACCCCGCGGGCTGCCGCGGTCCCTGTACAGACAGCCCTGCTACAGCCTCAAGGACTGTTTCCATGCTCAGCGCACCGACATCCAGGTCTATTCCAGAGGGTGCCGGCATTTCCCGCTGTTTAAGGCGGAGAGAGCCCGTCCCGTTCGTCCGGCAACAGATGAGTTTGGTTGTTTATTCACAACCACTTCCAGGGCCGGGAGCAGGTTCTGGCCCAGGCAAGGgcaaaggctggagagggaccgAGACTGCGGCAATTTAGCAGCTCCGCACCAAGTGTGGGGCCGTCGCGGCGAGAGCAGCTGTCCGGGAACGGAAAGGGGAGAAACTCGAGCGGCGCGGCCGGGAAGGCAGCGCAGCCACCGGCGCCGAGCGGCGAGCGGTGCCGGACCCCGTGCCGTGCCGTTCCGGGCGGCGGCAGACAGCCCCGCATCCCGACCGGACGCCCGGCTCTTTGTCCTGCCGCAGCGAGCTGAGATGCAGGCCCGTGTGCCGGGGCTTGTAAAGAAGCAACGAAGCCTGCTCCGACAAGGTTGCAGCCGGCCGACCCGCCTGAGCAATTTCGGGGCAGCTTAACCTTGGGTCGGCTCTATCCCGGAGCGAACGGGGACAAACGAAGAACTTACATTTGCAGCCCTACTTCCCACGTGAGGAAAATAAGAGTGAAATAGAGCGATGCTCCCGTTTACACGCACTTTTTAGTTGGGTCCGGAAAAACGTTTCAGGAGAGGTGGCGGTTCCTCGACCCCCTCCTCCGGCACCCCTGGGTTAGACACCATCCTACGCGGCACCggcagccccccagccccgcctCACTTCTCTCGCTCCTGTTTGCTGCCGTTCCCAAAGCACCAAAAGCTCCCTGCTCCGGTGGGCACCCCGCGGCAGGCGCTGCTCGTGAGGGGGCCACTCGTCTGTTTTGCATGAACTTTCCTTCCTTGTTCTCACTACTTTTCAGCGAGTTTATGCAGTCAAAACCGAGCCATCGAAAACAATGAGCTGGGACtagcttttccagctggatttCCTCCTTTCGGAAAGATTTGTTGCTTAGACTGAGGAAAAGGCCTTAACGACTCCAAATTTCCtacctccttccccagcccgCACAGGATGGGTTTCCCGGGAAAACCTCGGCAGTGACGCGGGGTGGACGGACTGCTCTGGCCACTCAGGGACCTGCTTCCGGCTCGTTCCAGtggggggaatttgggggcGAAGGCGCGGGGGAATACTCAGCAGCCGCCGCAACACGGGCAAAAACCGAAGTGGGCGTTCCCGACCGGCTCCCCTTTTGTTACATCAAGGCAAAGGTCAATATGGTTTTAACGCGAATTTATTAGCACAGAAATCAGCAAGCCGCTCGCTAATTAGCAAAGCCCAAATAAACGTGCCCGGAggcttctctttttcctttttttgttgttttttttttttttattttccttctatcTTAAAAGAAAGGGGGACCCACGAGcaaaaacagaggggaaaaaaaaagcgcCAAACCCTCAGAGGAAAGGATAATATGGGAATTTATGAATGTTTTATAGGTAATTGCTGTATAACTTTCTAATTTCGCAGGGGGGTGTTCACCTCCcaaggctggggacagagtcGTCCCCGGAGTCCAGAGGAAGGTCACAGCCCCCAGTCCCGACCCGCGCCCCCTCTGCCCCCCGGGacggccgggggggggggggggggggggggggggggggggggggggggggggggggggggggggggggggggggggggggggggggggggggggggggggggggggggggggggggggggggggggggggctgccaggGGAAGGGGTGCGAGGGCGGGGGGAACGGGCACACACAGCAATGAAGTTCAAAGGCCAGCGGGACTCGGGAGCTCCGTGTCCGCCGGGACCCCTCcgccctccctgcctgcttccccTCGTTACTCACCCCGACCGCCGGCgctccctgcctgtcccagctccgTGCGGAGACAGCTGCGGGCCGGGGCCACGGCCCCGAGCCCTGCACGGCCCCATCGCACCCGCCCCCAAGGGGCCAGAGCCACTACCTGCCACCGCCCTGCCCAGGTGCTTAAAACAACAGCAAGGGGCTCGACACCTGCGGGGGATTTGatttccctttaaaatacaGATAGGGAAAAACAGAGCCTGTTAAGAAACAATGAGCTTAAGATTcaaaatataatattaaaaataaaaaagtggcATCTGCCTTTTCTACTCCGAATTTCTTGAGTTCTCGTCACGGGGAAATTAGCTACCTTGAATTTTAGCGTttgttaaaaaaagataaagtttattttttcttttttttccccctgtgatTTTTCAGccatcaaaaaaaaatctatattttgtCATCtaagcatttattttactgaatcaaaaaagacattaaaaggGATAGGGAAGAACCACGTTCGTTCGTTTTAAACTAACGTAtagaagtgaatttttttttctccttttttggaCGACATATAATAAATATGATATAGCACTCAGCACTCGGTCTGTACAATTCTGTTCGCATTAGGGAGCATGCCACttttcaataagaaaaaaaaaaaaaaagaaaaaaaaaaggaaatgagaacGTTCGTTCGTTTTAAACTAACGTAtagaagtgaatttttttttctccttttttggaCGACATATAATAAATATGATATAGCACTCAGCACTCGGTCTGTACAATTCTGTTCGCATTAGGGAGCATGCCACttttcaataagaaaaaaaaaaaaaaagaaaaaaaaaaggtaatgaGAAAAATCAGTGCAAAGTTCTCCGTTCCCCCGGTCTTCTCCGCCGGTCGGGGGTCGAGGCGCTCTCATTCCCTCTGTCCTCCGCAGCCTTTAGTCTCTCCGGCGGGCTCggctccctctccctctcctccaccCCCTCGGTAACTCTCTCTCCGAGCTCCAAGTCCTGCCTCGCAGTAGCCGAGGTCGGCGGGTCGCCCCGCGGCTCTGCCCGCCTTCCCCCGCGTGTGGTCGTTTCACTTACGGGCTTGGCTCTGGGTTCACGGTTCAAGAGTCCCTGCTCTGACTGATCGCCTCCCTCGATGGCCGGTGACTGCCTGCAGAAGCTCCTGCCCCTCGGCTTCCCCTCGCTTCCTCCTCGCGGTGCTGGGGCTTGTTTGGGGACGGGGAGGGGAAGGGCTCGTTGCGGGGACCGCGGTGCCGTTTCACCGGGGGTGCGGGGTGCCGGGCATGGGGTTGGCCAGGGGGTTAAGGGCCGGCTGCCCGCCGGGCCCCAGCCCGTGGATCAGCACCCGCGGCACCAGCGGCcgctggagctgggggtgcgGCGCGGGGGGAGTCCGGTACATGCTGCTGTACATGGCTGCGGCCGCCGCGGCCGCCGTCGTGCTGTCCATGCTGCCCAGCAGGCTGGGGTGGTAGAAATAGGGCGAGGGGAACATCCGCTGCAGCGCTGAGTAGTTCCCGGCCTcggccagcagctccaggcccaCCGCCGTCTGTCGCTTCCACTTGGTCCTGCCGGGGGGAGAAGAGGCTGCAGGGCGGGCGCCGCGATGGGACACACACCCACCCACTCACACCGCCCTGGCGGGGTCCCCTCCGCGGCCCCGACGGAGCGCACTGTCCCCGTGGGCCCGCACACGGTGCGATCTCCCCGGCTCTGCCCGGTTTCGCCTCCGAGCCCCGCACCCCCCGACACATGCATACGGCGACTCCGGCCAAATTAATAACCGCAGTACACGGTTAGATCGCAACGCGCTGACACTAATGTTTTGCGACAGAATTAGGGTGGCTGCAACCGTATGTAATGAGACAGAAAATTACCGCAGCGTTGACAGGGACCGGACCCCCCAGCCCAGCGCCGGGGAGGGCGCGGGGCAGCAGTCGGGATCTCACTGCACCACCCCGGGCTCCCGCGGGCAGAAACCCAGAGGCGCAAGCCCACCCCCGGCTCTCCGGAGAGACCCTGGGCCGCCGCCCTGACGGGACCCGCCTTACCTCCGGTTCTGGTACCAGGTTTTGACCTGCGTGTCGGTGAGGTTGAGGGCGGCGGCCAAGTCCATGCGGTCCTGCACGCTCAGGTACTTCTGGCGCTCGAAGCTGCGCTCCAGCTGGTTGAGCTGATGGTCAGAGAAGGCTGTTCGTGCCTTCCGAGGCTTCTTGGCCCGCACTGGAGGGCTGTCCCGGCTGCTGCTGATCTCCCGATCGCCCTCCTCCTTTGTCCCTGTGAGTGAGCCCAAGAGCGGTGAGgaccggcgggggggggggggggggggggggggggggggggggggggggggggggggggggggggggggggggggggggggggggggggggggggggggggggggggggggggggggggggggggggggggggggggggggggggggggggggggggggggggggggggggggggggggggggggggggggggggggggggggggggggggggggggggggggggggggggggggggggggggggggggggggggggggggggggggggggggggggggggggggggggggggggggggggggggggggggggggggggggggggggggggggggggggggggggggggggggggggggggggggggggggggggggggggggggggggggggggggggggggggggggggggggggggggggggggggggggggggggggggggggggggggggggggggggggggggggggtggcgggGGGTGGTGGCGGCGATCCTGTCAGGGGAACAGCGGGATTCCCACTTTCCGTTTCCCAACTACAGGGCTTTCGTTATTTTCTCGCCCTCTCCCCCCGGC comes from Ficedula albicollis isolate OC2 chromosome 8, FicAlb1.5, whole genome shotgun sequence and encodes:
- the BARHL2 gene encoding barH-like 2 homeobox protein, which gives rise to MILSGGSDPAAGDSSPPSLQPSPPQPPPPQLGSASSGPRTSTSSFLIKDILGDSKPLAACAPYSTSVPSPHHTPKQEGSAAPESFRPKLEQEDGKAKLDKRDDTQGDIKCHGTKEEGDREISSSRDSPPVRAKKPRKARTAFSDHQLNQLERSFERQKYLSVQDRMDLAAALNLTDTQVKTWYQNRRTKWKRQTAVGLELLAEAGNYSALQRMFPSPYFYHPSLLGSMDSTTAAAAAAAMYSSMYRTPPAPHPQLQRPLVPRVLIHGLGPGGQPALNPLANPMPGTPHPR